In Macrotis lagotis isolate mMagLag1 chromosome 8, bilby.v1.9.chrom.fasta, whole genome shotgun sequence, a single genomic region encodes these proteins:
- the KCNV2 gene encoding potassium voltage-gated channel subfamily V member 2 has product MWEQRCRAGRARGAAQAGPGEAGPGEAGPGEPGPREPGPPRGSVCSAGAVSQLSLPRWLEGGYYYYIEDEDEEPEEWEEWAKEPPEQAAAAEEEEEEEEEAAEAADRLGAAATLRVNVGGQSFVLDARGLLCHPKTRLGRLAGATGRGRRLGLCDDYAAREDEYFFDRDPAVFRLVYDFYRSGVLLVRGELCPRRFLEELAYWGVRLKHTPRCCCICFEERCDELNEQLKIQRELRAQAQAEEAEELFRDVRYCGPLRRRLWNLLEKPFSSAAAKAVGVASSLFVLLSVGALALNTVEEMQRRPGPGAGAEEARPPLEHVETLCIAFFTLEYLLRLASTPDLRRFARSALNLVDLVAILPLYLQLLLESFADERQAGGKGSPREQDLETVGCVGKVGQVLRIMRLLRILRILKLARHSTGLRAFGFTLRQCYQQVGCLLLFIAMGIFAFSAAVYSVEHDVAGTNFTSIPHAWWWAAVSISTVGYGDMYPETHLGRLFAFLCIAFGIILNGMPISILYNKFSDYYSKLKAYEYTAVRRERGKVDFTKRAMKKMSECLTRNITRQIPRQGS; this is encoded by the exons ATGTGGGAGCAGAGATGCAGGGCAGGCCGAGCCCGCGGCGCGGCCCAGGCGGGCCCCGGGGAGGCGGGCCCCGGGGAGGCGGGCCCCGGGGAGCCGGGCCCCCGGGAGCCGGGCCCGCCGCGGGGCAGCGTCTGCTCGGCGGGCGCCGTCTCCCAGCTCAGCCTGCCCCGGTGGCTGGAGGGCGGCTACTACTACTACATCGAGGACGAGGACGAGGAGCCGGAGGAGTGGGAGGAGTGGGCGAAGGAGCCGCCGGagcaggcggcggcggcggaggaggaggaggaggaggaggaggaggcggccgAGGCCGCCGACCGCCTGGGCGCCGCCGCCACGCTGAGGGTCAACGTGGGCGGCCAGAGCTTCGTCCTGGACGCCCGGGGCCTGCTCTGCCACCCCAAGACGCGCCTGGGCCGCCTGGCGGGCGCGACCGGCCGCGGCCGCCGGCTGGGCCTGTGCGACGACTACGCGGCGCGGGAAGACGAGTACTTCTTCGACCGCGACCCCGCCGTTTTCCGGCTGGTCTACGACTTCTACCGCTCGGGCGTGCTGCTGGTGCGGGGCGAGCTGTGCCCGCGCCGCTTCCTGGAGGAGCTGGCCTACTGGGGCGTGCGGCTGAAGCACACGCCGCGCTGCTGCTGCATCTGCTTCGAGGAGCGCTGCGACGAGCTCAACGAGCAGCTCAAGATCCAGCGCGAGCTGCGCGCGCAGGCGCAGGCGGAGGAGGCGGAGGAGCTGTTCCGGGACGTGCGCTACTGCGGGCCGCTGCGCCGCCGCCTCTGGAACCTGCTGGAGAAGCCCTTCTCCTCGGCGGCCGCCAAGGCCGTGGGCGTGGCCTCCAGCCTCTTCGTGCTGCTCTCGGTGGGGGCGCTGGCCCTCAACACGGTGGAGGAGATGCAGCGGCGGCCGGGGCCCGGCGCCGGCGCCGAGGAGGCGCGGCCGCCGCTGGAGCACGTGGAGACGCTCTGCATCGCCTTCTTCACCCTCGAGTACCTGCTGCGCCTGGCCTCCACGCCCGACCTGCGCCGCTTCGCGCGCAGCGCGCTCAACCTGGTGGACCTGGTGGCCATCCTGCCCCTCTACCTGCAGCTGCTGCTGGAGAGCTTCGCGGATGAGCGGCAGGCGGGCGGCAAGGGCTCGCCGCGCGAGCAGGACCTGGAGACGGTGGGCTGCGTGGGCAAGGTGGGCCAGGTGCTGCGCATCATGCGCCTCCTGCGCATCCTGCGCATCCTCAAGCTGGCGCGCCACTCCACGGGGCTGCGCGCCTTCGGCTTCACGCTGCGCCAGTGCTACCAGCAGGTGGGCTGCCTGCTGCTCTTCATCGCCATGGGCATCTTCGCCTTCTCGGCCGCCGTCTACTCGGTGGAGCACGACGTGGCGGGCACCAACTTCACCAGCATCCCCCACGCCTGGTGGTGGGCCGCC gTGAGTATATCCACAGTAGGCTATGGAGACATGTATCCAGAAACTCACCTAGGCAGGCTTTTTGCTTTCCTCTGCATTGCATTCGGAATCATCCTAAATGGGATGCCCATCTCAATTCTCTACAACAAGTTCTCAGATTATTACAGCAAACTGAAAGCCTACGAATATACTGCTgtaaggagggaaagaggaaaggttGATTTTACCAAAAGAGCCATGAAGAAGATGTCTGAATGTTTAACCAGAAACATCACCCGTCAGATTCCAAGGCAAGGGAGTTAA